A part of Deltaproteobacteria bacterium genomic DNA contains:
- the ccsA gene encoding cytochrome c biogenesis protein CcsA: MAVLLHQLAAVLYLVATLGTALGLALPDARLARLAVWVLAIGALVHLVGFVGLHWLDPPPALTTLAAAVSWMAWLGVVFALVLLRRGRLESLAGLTAPFAFAATLYAAAGLPGVTPASPPGAGGWPHLHVILASAGLSLLGVAGVAGVLFLVGNRQLKAKRGGSLLRSLPSLEALDRVNVVALALGFPLLTLGVVAGMIWTHALTGHTWDGSAHALWTAIGWAVYLGLVLARFAMGWRGREAAVAATAGFAFLFFAVIGVEAIL, from the coding sequence ATGGCGGTCCTGCTGCACCAGCTCGCTGCCGTCCTGTACCTGGTCGCGACGCTCGGCACCGCGCTCGGCCTCGCACTGCCCGACGCCCGGCTGGCACGGCTCGCGGTGTGGGTCCTCGCGATCGGCGCGCTCGTGCACCTCGTGGGCTTCGTCGGGCTGCACTGGCTCGACCCGCCCCCCGCGCTCACGACGCTCGCCGCGGCGGTCTCCTGGATGGCCTGGCTCGGCGTGGTGTTCGCGCTGGTGCTGCTGCGCCGTGGCCGGCTCGAGAGCCTGGCGGGCCTCACCGCCCCCTTTGCCTTCGCGGCCACGCTCTACGCGGCTGCGGGCCTGCCGGGCGTGACGCCGGCGAGCCCTCCCGGCGCGGGCGGCTGGCCGCACCTGCACGTGATCCTGGCCAGCGCCGGCCTGTCCCTCCTCGGTGTCGCAGGCGTCGCGGGGGTGCTGTTCCTCGTCGGGAACCGCCAGCTCAAGGCCAAGCGCGGCGGCTCGCTGCTGCGCTCGCTGCCCTCGCTCGAGGCGCTCGACCGCGTCAACGTCGTGGCGCTCGCGCTCGGCTTCCCGCTCCTCACGCTCGGCGTCGTCGCCGGGATGATCTGGACCCACGCCCTCACCGGCCACACCTGGGACGGCAGCGCTCATGCGCTCTGGACCGCGATCGGCTGGGCGGTCTACCTGGGCCTCGTGCTGGCGCGTTTCGCGATGGGCTGGCGTGGCCGCGAGGCGGCCGTCGCCGCCACGGCCGGCTTCGCGTTCCTGTTCTTCGCGGTGATCGGCGTGGAGGCGATCCTGTGA
- a CDS encoding HAD-IB family hydrolase, whose product MSEPRRKRNLPRIGAFFDMDKTLIAENSGSLYMKYRYERGEVDGWDLAKGLYAYLRYKAGILDIRAFTQAAMVEFRGQSERRLLREARAFVEKMVVPTLYPAAIERIRWHQSQGHVVAIVSGATKFVVRPLAEQLGIRHYLYTRLEVEHGRFTGRVIDPICFEEGKIYWLQQLVDEKGIELAKSWFYTDSITDLPLLELVGHPVAVNPDPFLYRTARRRCWPVDFFEPPTQSASSPSPRTPPSAAPR is encoded by the coding sequence ATGTCGGAACCGCGGCGCAAGCGAAACCTCCCGCGCATCGGCGCCTTCTTCGACATGGACAAGACGCTGATCGCCGAGAACTCCGGCTCGCTGTACATGAAGTACCGCTACGAGCGGGGCGAGGTCGACGGCTGGGACCTCGCCAAGGGCCTCTACGCCTACCTGCGCTACAAGGCCGGCATCCTCGACATCCGCGCCTTCACGCAGGCTGCGATGGTGGAGTTCCGCGGCCAGTCGGAGCGCCGGCTGCTGCGCGAAGCGCGCGCGTTCGTGGAGAAGATGGTGGTCCCCACCCTCTATCCGGCGGCGATCGAGAGGATCCGCTGGCACCAGTCCCAGGGACACGTGGTCGCGATCGTGTCGGGCGCCACGAAGTTCGTCGTGCGGCCGCTCGCCGAGCAGCTCGGGATCCGCCACTACCTCTACACGCGCCTCGAGGTCGAGCACGGCCGCTTCACCGGCCGCGTGATCGACCCGATCTGCTTCGAGGAGGGAAAGATCTACTGGCTCCAGCAGCTCGTCGACGAGAAGGGGATCGAGCTCGCCAAGAGCTGGTTCTACACCGACTCGATCACCGACCTGCCGCTCCTGGAGCTGGTCGGGCATCCGGTGGCGGTGAACCCCGACCCCTTCCTGTACCGGACCGCGCGGCGGCGCTGCTGGCCCGTCGACTTCTTCGAGCCCCCTACGCAATCAGCTTCTTCGCCATCTCCTCGAACGCCGCCTTCCGCTGCGCCCCGGTGA
- the hemA gene encoding glutamyl-tRNA reductase, with amino-acid sequence MKILLAGMNHRTAPIEVRERFVVDETGPWLAKLVAGEEIEEAVLLSTCNRVEVIVTTRRLEAARHRLRSFFLRDLGRGEPLPEHLSSHAVLYEHVDTDAVRHLLRVAASIDSLVVGEPQILGQVKDAYRVAAECGASGPVLSRLFAAAFAAAKRVRSETRIAERPVSVARIAVDLASQIFETLADKRALLVGAGDMIEMALEALRGAGLAGIAVANRTPAHAAELAGRFGASAHGLDELPALVAGADVVLTCFAADRPLLDVPLFEEALRVRRRRPIFVIDIGVPRNVDAGVNDLDDVYLYDLDDLGGVAEANAEERRRETVRAEGIVQEEVDRFGGWLTALAAVPTIRRLRGRAEAVREAELARWVARAAPDEEARRAVEALTRAIVNKVLHAPVSRLRAQAEREEGLAYLQAARVLFALDDPSAPGAEADLDDGPPPDPGDEPGPGRA; translated from the coding sequence GTGAAGATCCTGCTGGCCGGGATGAACCACCGCACCGCGCCGATCGAGGTGCGCGAGCGCTTCGTGGTGGACGAGACCGGGCCGTGGCTCGCCAAGCTGGTGGCCGGGGAGGAGATCGAGGAGGCGGTGCTGCTCTCCACCTGCAACCGGGTCGAGGTGATCGTCACCACGCGGCGGCTCGAGGCCGCGCGCCACCGGCTGCGCAGCTTCTTCCTGCGCGATCTCGGCCGCGGCGAGCCCCTGCCCGAGCACCTCTCCTCGCACGCGGTCCTCTACGAGCACGTCGACACCGACGCGGTCCGGCACCTGCTGCGCGTGGCGGCGTCGATTGACTCGCTGGTGGTGGGCGAGCCGCAGATCCTCGGGCAGGTGAAGGACGCCTACCGGGTGGCCGCGGAGTGCGGCGCGAGCGGGCCCGTGCTCTCGCGCCTGTTCGCCGCGGCCTTCGCCGCTGCGAAGCGGGTGCGGAGCGAGACCCGCATCGCCGAGCGGCCGGTCTCGGTGGCGCGGATCGCCGTCGATCTCGCGAGCCAGATCTTCGAGACGCTGGCGGACAAGCGGGCGCTGCTGGTGGGCGCCGGCGACATGATCGAGATGGCGCTCGAGGCGCTGCGCGGGGCGGGTCTGGCCGGCATCGCGGTCGCGAACCGCACGCCCGCGCACGCGGCGGAGCTGGCAGGGCGCTTCGGTGCCTCCGCCCACGGTCTCGACGAGCTGCCGGCGCTGGTGGCGGGCGCCGACGTCGTGCTCACCTGCTTCGCCGCCGACCGGCCGCTGCTCGACGTGCCGCTCTTCGAGGAGGCGCTGCGGGTCCGGCGCCGCCGCCCGATCTTCGTCATCGACATCGGCGTGCCACGCAACGTCGATGCGGGCGTGAACGACCTCGACGACGTGTACCTCTACGACCTCGACGACCTCGGCGGTGTCGCGGAGGCCAACGCCGAGGAGCGCCGACGCGAGACGGTGCGGGCCGAGGGGATCGTGCAGGAGGAGGTCGACCGCTTCGGCGGCTGGCTCACGGCGCTGGCCGCCGTGCCGACGATCCGCCGCCTGCGCGGCCGCGCCGAGGCGGTGCGCGAGGCGGAGCTTGCTCGCTGGGTGGCGCGTGCCGCACCCGACGAGGAGGCGCGCCGGGCGGTCGAGGCGCTGACGCGAGCGATCGTGAACAAGGTGCTGCATGCGCCGGTCTCGCGGCTGCGCGCGCAGGCCGAGCGCGAGGAGGGGCTCGCCTACCTCCAGGCCGCGCGCGTGCTCTTCGCCCTGGACGACCCCTCGGCGCCGGGCGCCGAGGCCGACCTGGACGACGGCCCGCCGCCCGATCCGGGGGACGAGCCCGGGCCCGGCCGGGCATGA
- the mrdA gene encoding penicillin-binding protein 2, whose product MSQFGPGGGSDPTLERGLRLLAAGMAAAFSIFLLRLVQLQVVQGEEHLERSQRNSIRTERLTAPRGEIVDRKGRLLATTRPAFHLEVVPSELRDPPRTLAVLARLLGDEPERLRESYGDPRGRARFQPLRLSDDLDFERLARVESHRHALPGVLTEVRPYRQYPHGPLAAHLLGSLGEVSPGQLESERFEDYRPGDVVGKSGVEALLEPFLRGRAGGRNVLVDVAGREVEVLDRVEARPGARVVLALDLDLQRTAEEALAAAAPPEEPVSGAVVALDPRDGGVLAMASLPSYDPNAFSGRIDAALWRQLTSDPMKPLQNRALSGQYPPGSTYKAFVAAAALEEGLRLPKTTVFCPGGFAFGNRTYRCWKRGGHGTVDLRRSLMQSCDVYYYRAGLDLGIDRLAEYAKAFGLGAVTGIGLEGEQPGLVPSSAWKERRFGQEWMPGETVSAAIGQGYNLLTPLQLAVSYAAIANGGHVLRPRLVLEVVEPGGVHVPQPPHEIRRVPVSDENLALVRDGLHAVVDAPGGTGRRAQVPGLAVAGKTGTAQVVRLEKTAGKTGLAIPRPYRDHAWFASFAPAEAPEIVVAVLVEHGGGGGANAAPIAQKVLQRWWDDKNGRPPPAPEEPAVTAARGAG is encoded by the coding sequence ATGAGCCAGTTCGGCCCCGGCGGCGGGAGCGACCCGACCCTCGAGCGCGGCCTGCGCCTGCTCGCCGCGGGCATGGCGGCCGCCTTCTCGATCTTCCTGCTGCGGCTCGTGCAGCTCCAGGTCGTGCAGGGCGAGGAGCACCTCGAGCGCTCGCAGCGCAACTCGATCCGCACCGAGCGCCTCACCGCGCCGCGCGGCGAGATCGTCGATCGCAAGGGGCGCCTGCTCGCGACGACGCGGCCCGCCTTCCATCTCGAGGTCGTGCCCAGCGAGCTGCGTGACCCGCCGCGCACGCTGGCGGTCCTGGCCCGCCTGCTCGGCGACGAGCCCGAGCGCCTGCGCGAGAGCTACGGGGATCCGCGCGGCCGGGCGCGCTTCCAGCCGCTGCGCCTGTCCGACGACCTCGACTTCGAGCGGCTGGCGCGCGTGGAGTCGCACCGCCATGCGTTGCCCGGGGTGCTGACCGAGGTGCGGCCCTACCGGCAGTACCCGCACGGTCCGCTCGCCGCGCACCTGCTCGGCTCGCTCGGCGAGGTGAGCCCGGGCCAGCTCGAGAGCGAGCGCTTCGAGGACTACCGGCCGGGTGACGTGGTCGGGAAGTCGGGCGTCGAGGCCCTGCTCGAGCCCTTCCTGCGCGGGCGCGCGGGCGGCCGCAACGTCCTGGTGGACGTGGCGGGCCGCGAGGTCGAGGTGCTGGACCGCGTGGAGGCGCGCCCGGGCGCGCGCGTCGTCCTGGCGCTCGACCTCGACCTGCAGCGCACCGCCGAGGAGGCGCTCGCCGCGGCCGCGCCGCCGGAGGAGCCGGTCTCGGGCGCCGTGGTCGCCCTCGATCCACGCGACGGCGGCGTGCTGGCGATGGCGTCGCTCCCTTCGTACGACCCGAACGCCTTCTCGGGGCGGATCGACGCCGCCTTGTGGCGGCAGCTCACCAGTGACCCGATGAAGCCGCTCCAGAACCGCGCGCTCTCGGGGCAGTATCCGCCCGGGTCCACCTACAAGGCGTTCGTTGCCGCCGCGGCGCTCGAGGAGGGGCTGCGGCTTCCGAAGACCACCGTCTTCTGTCCGGGCGGCTTCGCCTTCGGCAACCGCACCTACCGCTGCTGGAAGCGCGGCGGACACGGGACGGTCGACCTGCGGCGCTCGCTCATGCAGTCCTGCGACGTGTACTACTACCGGGCGGGTCTCGATCTCGGGATCGACCGGCTGGCCGAGTACGCCAAGGCCTTCGGGCTCGGAGCGGTCACGGGTATCGGGCTCGAGGGAGAGCAGCCGGGTCTCGTGCCGAGCAGCGCGTGGAAGGAGCGGCGCTTCGGCCAGGAGTGGATGCCGGGCGAGACCGTGTCGGCCGCGATCGGGCAGGGCTACAACCTGCTGACGCCGCTCCAGCTCGCCGTGTCGTATGCCGCCATCGCCAACGGCGGCCACGTCCTGCGGCCGCGGCTGGTTCTCGAGGTGGTGGAGCCGGGCGGCGTCCACGTGCCGCAGCCGCCGCACGAGATCCGTCGCGTGCCTGTGTCGGATGAGAACCTCGCACTGGTTCGCGACGGGCTGCACGCCGTGGTCGACGCGCCGGGCGGCACCGGCCGGCGCGCGCAGGTCCCGGGGCTCGCGGTGGCCGGCAAGACCGGCACCGCGCAGGTCGTCCGCCTCGAGAAGACCGCCGGGAAGACGGGGCTCGCGATCCCGCGGCCGTACCGCGACCATGCCTGGTTCGCCTCCTTCGCGCCGGCCGAGGCGCCCGAGATCGTGGTCGCGGTACTGGTGGAGCACGGCGGGGGAGGAGGCGCCAACGCAGCGCCGATCGCCCAGAAGGTCCTGCAGCGCTGGTGGGACGACAAGAACGGCCGGCCGCCGCCGGCGCCCGAGGAGCCGGCCGTGACGGCCGCCCGGGGGGCCGGATGA
- the hemC gene encoding hydroxymethylbilane synthase: MKPLRIATRASQLALTQTGWVARRIEERLGVATELVPLRTTGDRLAGVSLAKVGGKGLFVKELEEALLDGRADLAVHSAKDLPARLPEGLALVAFPERADPRDALAAGGRFASVAALPAGARVGTGSARRAAQLRAWRPELEIVPLRGNVPTRLEQVAGGRLDAVILACAGLERLGLADRIDERIAPERLLPAIGQGVLAIEARAGGALAGELAALSDPASARALAAERALLARLEGDCNVPLAGHAQPLPGGRLRLRALVAAPEGAPIVRAEGEGEEPEALGRRVADALLAAGAEAILAACREPGAGG, encoded by the coding sequence ATGAAGCCGCTGCGCATCGCGACGCGCGCGAGCCAGCTCGCGCTGACGCAGACCGGCTGGGTCGCGCGCCGCATCGAGGAGCGGCTCGGCGTCGCGACCGAGCTCGTGCCGCTGCGCACCACCGGCGACCGGCTCGCCGGCGTGTCGCTCGCGAAGGTCGGCGGCAAGGGCCTGTTCGTGAAGGAGCTCGAGGAGGCGCTCCTCGACGGGCGCGCCGACCTGGCGGTGCACAGCGCCAAGGACCTGCCGGCCCGCCTGCCGGAGGGGCTCGCGCTCGTGGCCTTCCCCGAGCGCGCCGACCCGCGGGACGCGCTCGCGGCCGGCGGGCGCTTCGCGAGCGTGGCGGCGCTCCCGGCCGGCGCGCGGGTCGGCACGGGCAGCGCGCGACGCGCGGCACAGCTCCGGGCCTGGCGGCCGGAGCTCGAGATCGTGCCGCTGCGCGGCAACGTCCCGACCCGCCTCGAGCAGGTTGCCGGCGGCCGCCTCGACGCGGTGATCCTCGCCTGCGCCGGGCTCGAGCGGCTCGGGCTCGCCGACCGCATCGACGAGCGCATTGCGCCCGAGCGCCTGCTGCCGGCGATCGGGCAGGGTGTCCTCGCGATCGAGGCGCGGGCCGGGGGCGCCCTGGCCGGCGAGCTCGCAGCGCTAAGCGATCCCGCCAGCGCGCGCGCGCTCGCGGCCGAGCGCGCGCTGCTCGCCCGGCTCGAAGGCGACTGCAACGTTCCGCTCGCGGGCCATGCGCAGCCGCTCCCCGGCGGCCGGCTCCGGCTGCGCGCGCTGGTGGCGGCGCCCGAGGGTGCGCCCATCGTGCGCGCGGAGGGCGAGGGCGAGGAGCCGGAGGCGCTCGGGCGCCGCGTCGCGGACGCACTGCTCGCGGCCGGGGCGGAGGCGATCCTCGCCGCCTGCCGCGAGCCGGGAGCGGGGGGATGA
- the cobA gene encoding uroporphyrinogen-III C-methyltransferase yields the protein MSSGRVLLVGAGPGAPDLITVRGAEALRGADVVVYDTLVARELLALAPAGAERVDVGKRGHEDPIRSQEEIQALLVSRARAGRVVVRLKGGDPFVFGRGAEEASACRAAGVPFEVIPGVTSALCAPSFAGIPVTDRRHGSSFAVVTGHKDATRPWTAIRWDRLATAVDTLVVLMGMRNLETIVETLITEGRDASTPAAVVMEAATARQRVVTAPLGELAPRVRAAGLSAPAVVVIGEVVRLREELAWFEDAPLFGRRVLVTRPAGQAGGLAALLRAAGAEPVCVPMLRVLATPDGEGVADALAALARYDALLFTSANAARLFAARLVAAGREPARAPRAICVGTATAGAARRVGFPRAEVPGERFDAVSLLAALRGEAAGRRYLFVRGASARSLLPDGLRAAGAQVDEAVIYRTAPAEVDAPALRGALVRGELDALTFTSPETARRFVALLDEPARRAAAGLRIGAIGGPTAEALRECGLPPQVEAARAEMRALVDALAEDFAGRRAGGHETGDRR from the coding sequence ATGAGCAGTGGCCGCGTGCTGCTGGTCGGGGCCGGCCCCGGCGCCCCGGACCTGATCACGGTACGCGGCGCCGAAGCCTTGCGCGGCGCCGACGTCGTCGTCTACGACACGCTGGTCGCGCGCGAGCTGCTGGCCCTGGCGCCCGCCGGCGCCGAGCGGGTCGACGTCGGCAAGCGCGGGCACGAGGACCCGATCCGGAGCCAGGAGGAGATCCAGGCGCTGCTGGTCTCGCGCGCCCGCGCGGGCCGGGTGGTGGTGCGGCTCAAGGGCGGGGACCCGTTCGTCTTCGGCCGTGGCGCCGAGGAGGCGAGCGCCTGCCGGGCCGCGGGCGTACCCTTCGAGGTGATCCCCGGCGTGACCTCGGCCCTGTGCGCTCCCTCCTTTGCCGGCATCCCCGTCACCGACCGGCGTCACGGGTCCTCGTTCGCGGTGGTGACTGGCCACAAGGACGCCACCCGGCCCTGGACCGCGATCCGCTGGGACCGGCTCGCGACTGCGGTGGACACCCTCGTCGTGCTGATGGGCATGCGCAACCTCGAGACGATCGTGGAGACGCTGATCACGGAAGGACGCGATGCGAGCACGCCCGCCGCGGTGGTGATGGAGGCGGCGACCGCGCGGCAGCGCGTCGTGACCGCCCCGCTCGGCGAGCTCGCCCCGCGCGTGCGCGCGGCCGGGCTGTCGGCGCCGGCCGTGGTCGTGATCGGGGAGGTCGTGCGGCTGCGCGAGGAGCTCGCCTGGTTCGAGGACGCGCCGCTCTTCGGCCGCCGCGTGCTGGTGACGCGGCCCGCCGGGCAGGCCGGCGGCCTGGCCGCCCTCCTGCGCGCGGCGGGCGCCGAGCCGGTGTGCGTCCCGATGCTGCGCGTGCTCGCGACGCCGGACGGGGAGGGCGTGGCCGACGCGCTGGCCGCGCTCGCCCGCTACGACGCGCTCCTGTTCACGAGCGCGAACGCGGCTCGCCTCTTCGCGGCGCGGCTCGTCGCGGCAGGCCGTGAGCCGGCGCGCGCGCCGCGCGCGATCTGCGTGGGCACCGCCACCGCCGGAGCGGCGCGCCGCGTGGGCTTCCCCCGAGCGGAGGTCCCCGGCGAGCGCTTCGACGCCGTCTCGCTCCTGGCGGCGCTGCGCGGCGAGGCGGCGGGCCGCCGCTACCTCTTCGTGCGCGGCGCGTCCGCCCGCAGCCTGCTGCCCGACGGGCTCCGCGCGGCGGGCGCGCAGGTGGACGAGGCGGTGATCTATCGCACCGCGCCCGCCGAGGTGGACGCGCCGGCCCTGCGCGGAGCGCTCGTGCGCGGCGAGCTCGACGCCCTGACCTTCACGAGCCCCGAGACGGCGCGCCGCTTCGTCGCGCTCCTCGACGAGCCGGCACGCCGTGCGGCGGCGGGCCTGCGGATCGGGGCGATCGGCGGGCCGACCGCGGAAGCGCTGCGGGAGTGCGGCCTGCCGCCGCAGGTCGAGGCCGCGCGGGCCGAGATGCGGGCGCTCGTGGACGCGCTGGCCGAGGACTTCGCCGGCCGGCGCGCCGGAGGGCACGAAACGGGAGATCGGCGATGA
- the trxA gene encoding thioredoxin gives MASIDDVTDQSFEAEILRSELPAIVDFWAEWCAPCRQIAPVIAELAATYEGRIKVVKMNVDENQSTPARYGVRAIPTILAFRGGQVVEQITGAQRKAAFEEMAKKLIA, from the coding sequence ATGGCCTCGATCGACGACGTCACGGACCAGAGCTTCGAAGCCGAGATCCTGCGCTCCGAGCTGCCCGCGATCGTGGACTTCTGGGCGGAGTGGTGCGCGCCGTGCCGGCAGATCGCGCCCGTCATCGCCGAGCTCGCCGCGACCTACGAGGGCCGGATCAAGGTGGTCAAGATGAACGTGGACGAGAACCAGTCCACGCCCGCGCGCTACGGCGTGCGCGCGATCCCGACGATCCTCGCCTTCCGCGGCGGCCAGGTCGTCGAGCAGATCACCGGGGCGCAGCGGAAGGCGGCGTTCGAGGAGATGGCGAAGAAGCTGATTGCGTAG
- the hemB gene encoding porphobilinogen synthase, whose amino-acid sequence MSFPSVRMRRLRRSESLRRLARETRLGRDDLVLPLFAVEGRGVREPVASMPGVERLSADLLGEECKRVADLGIPAVILFGIPAAKDARGSGADDPLGIVQRAVAAAKRAVPELCVITDVCLCEYTDHGHCGVLEGEEVANDPSLERLAATALSHARAGADVVAPSDMMDGRVAAIRRVLDAGGFADVPILAYAAKYASAFYGPFREAAESTPAFGDRRGYQMDPPNRREALREMALDLEEGADVLMVKPALPYLDVLAEARRRFDVPLAAYHVSGEYAMLMAAAARGWLDGPRAMLETLVAIKRAGADFILTYAAREIAARLTP is encoded by the coding sequence ATGAGCTTTCCCTCCGTCCGGATGCGACGCCTGCGCCGCAGCGAATCGCTGCGCCGGCTGGCGCGCGAGACGCGCCTCGGCCGCGACGACCTCGTGCTGCCGCTCTTCGCGGTGGAGGGCCGGGGCGTGCGCGAGCCGGTCGCCTCGATGCCCGGCGTCGAGCGGCTCTCCGCCGACCTGCTGGGCGAGGAGTGCAAGCGCGTAGCCGACCTCGGCATTCCGGCGGTGATCCTGTTCGGGATCCCGGCGGCGAAGGACGCGCGCGGCTCGGGCGCGGACGACCCGCTCGGGATCGTGCAGCGTGCCGTCGCGGCCGCCAAGCGCGCGGTGCCCGAGCTGTGCGTGATCACCGACGTCTGCCTGTGCGAGTACACCGACCACGGCCACTGCGGCGTGCTCGAGGGCGAGGAGGTCGCGAACGACCCGAGCCTCGAACGGCTCGCCGCGACCGCGCTCTCGCACGCCCGCGCCGGCGCCGACGTGGTGGCGCCCTCGGACATGATGGACGGACGGGTGGCGGCGATCCGGCGCGTCCTCGACGCGGGCGGCTTCGCGGACGTGCCGATCCTCGCCTACGCGGCCAAGTACGCAAGCGCCTTCTACGGCCCGTTCCGCGAGGCCGCCGAGAGCACGCCGGCCTTCGGGGACCGACGCGGCTACCAGATGGATCCACCGAACCGCCGCGAGGCGCTGCGCGAGATGGCGCTCGATCTCGAGGAGGGCGCCGACGTCCTGATGGTGAAGCCCGCGCTGCCCTATCTCGACGTGCTGGCAGAGGCGCGCCGTCGCTTCGACGTACCGCTCGCCGCGTACCACGTCTCGGGTGAGTACGCGATGCTGATGGCAGCAGCAGCCCGCGGCTGGCTCGACGGCCCGCGCGCAATGCTGGAGACGCTGGTCGCGATCAAGCGCGCCGGCGCGGACTTCATCCTGACCTACGCCGCGCGCGAGATCGCCGCGCGGCTCACGCCCTGA
- a CDS encoding DUF4177 domain-containing protein yields MRYKVVECSSPTDEELERILNEWAAQGWRFEGYHFAMRESSKRPAMAFVTFSRDDEGGG; encoded by the coding sequence TTGCGCTACAAGGTCGTCGAGTGCAGCTCGCCCACGGACGAGGAGCTCGAGCGCATCCTGAACGAGTGGGCCGCCCAGGGCTGGCGCTTCGAGGGCTACCACTTCGCGATGCGCGAGTCCTCCAAGCGGCCGGCGATGGCCTTCGTCACCTTCTCGCGAGACGACGAGGGCGGCGGCTGA
- a CDS encoding SIS domain-containing protein, whose protein sequence is MRESRSDRDPASRVRVLLEEGARIQSAIAAGQAEAIAKAASIVEEAFRAGGRVLLFGNGGSATDALHIAAEWSGRLGRVRPGLPALALAANPAELTAIANDDGFERVFERLVEAHGRAGDVALALSTSGDSPNVLAGVDRARANGLRTLALTGKGGGKLAGRVELAIVVPSDDTQRIQEAHIAIGHALAELVEDALFPVR, encoded by the coding sequence ATGCGCGAGAGCCGCTCGGACCGGGACCCCGCGAGCCGCGTGCGCGTGCTCCTCGAGGAGGGCGCGCGCATCCAGAGCGCGATCGCCGCGGGGCAGGCCGAGGCGATCGCGAAGGCCGCCAGCATCGTCGAGGAAGCGTTTCGCGCGGGGGGCAGGGTGCTGCTCTTCGGAAACGGCGGCTCGGCGACCGACGCCCTCCACATCGCGGCGGAATGGAGCGGCCGGCTCGGCCGGGTCCGTCCCGGCCTGCCGGCGCTCGCGCTCGCCGCGAATCCCGCGGAGCTGACCGCGATCGCCAACGACGACGGCTTCGAGCGCGTCTTCGAGCGGCTGGTGGAGGCCCACGGCCGGGCCGGCGACGTCGCGCTCGCGCTCTCGACCTCGGGCGACTCGCCGAACGTGCTGGCCGGCGTCGACCGGGCGCGTGCCAACGGGCTGCGCACGCTCGCGCTGACGGGCAAGGGCGGAGGGAAGCTCGCGGGGCGCGTCGAGCTCGCGATCGTCGTCCCGTCCGACGACACGCAGCGGATCCAGGAGGCGCACATCGCGATCGGGCACGCGCTCGCGGAGCTGGTCGAGGATGCGCTCTTCCCGGTGCGCTGA
- the rodA gene encoding rod shape-determining protein RodA — protein sequence MTRIERRMAQHYEWWLLGLVCLLLGLGLANLISATHAGSEGLLSPNVIRQLVALGLGAALLVATLLVDYRHLERWGWFVYAGTLLLLASTLVLAPVTRGNQSWLVFGPLRLQPSEFAKLGLVVALARFFHRNPPAEIRRLRDLWRPGLILAGPVGLIVLQRDMGVAVLTLLIGATYLLFVRIPARAWLAVAGTGLAVLAAIWMFGLEPYQKSRILDVLDPARDPLASGYQANQSRIAIGSGGLAGKGWLHGSQTQLRFLPTQHTDFIFSVLAEEWGLLGAAVVLVLYFVVLIWGLFIARGSKDRFGALLAVGIVAILFWPAVVNLAMVVGLGPVIGVPLPFFSYGGSAMMAALAAVGLLLNVSLRRYMF from the coding sequence ATGACCCGCATCGAGCGCCGCATGGCGCAGCACTACGAGTGGTGGCTGCTCGGCCTCGTCTGCCTCCTGCTCGGCCTCGGCCTCGCCAACCTGATCTCCGCCACCCACGCGGGCAGCGAGGGGCTGCTCTCGCCGAACGTGATCCGCCAGCTCGTCGCGCTCGGCCTCGGCGCGGCCCTCCTGGTCGCGACCCTGCTCGTCGACTACCGGCACCTCGAGCGCTGGGGCTGGTTCGTGTACGCGGGGACCTTGCTGCTGCTGGCGTCGACGCTCGTGCTCGCGCCGGTGACCCGCGGCAACCAGAGCTGGCTCGTCTTCGGCCCGTTGCGCCTGCAGCCCTCCGAGTTCGCCAAGCTGGGCCTGGTGGTGGCGCTGGCCCGCTTCTTCCACCGCAACCCACCCGCGGAGATCCGGCGCCTGCGCGACCTCTGGCGCCCGGGGCTGATCCTCGCGGGCCCGGTCGGGCTGATCGTGCTCCAGCGCGACATGGGCGTGGCCGTGCTGACGCTCCTGATCGGCGCGACCTACCTGCTCTTCGTTCGCATCCCGGCGCGTGCCTGGCTGGCCGTGGCAGGCACCGGCCTCGCGGTGCTGGCCGCGATCTGGATGTTCGGCCTCGAGCCCTACCAGAAGAGCCGCATCCTCGACGTGCTCGACCCCGCACGCGACCCGCTGGCCTCGGGCTACCAGGCGAACCAGTCGCGGATCGCGATCGGCTCGGGCGGGCTCGCGGGCAAGGGCTGGCTGCACGGCTCCCAGACGCAGCTGCGCTTCCTGCCCACCCAGCACACCGACTTCATCTTCTCGGTGCTGGCCGAGGAGTGGGGGCTGCTCGGGGCCGCGGTGGTGCTCGTCCTCTACTTCGTGGTCTTGATCTGGGGCTTGTTCATCGCGCGTGGCTCGAAGGACCGCTTCGGGGCGCTGCTGGCGGTGGGGATCGTCGCGATCCTGTTCTGGCCGGCGGTCGTGAACCTGGCGATGGTGGTGGGGCTCGGCCCCGTGATCGGCGTGCCGCTGCCGTTCTTCTCGTACGGCGGCTCGGCGATGATGGCGGCGCTGGCTGCGGTGGGCCTGCTCCTCAACGTGTCCTTGCGGCGCTACATGTTCTGA